The following are from one region of the Acipenser ruthenus chromosome 19, fAciRut3.2 maternal haplotype, whole genome shotgun sequence genome:
- the LOC117424690 gene encoding L-fucose kinase isoform X4 has translation MQRIHVWIQQPRRRSLFLQRNLLVYDRGAHLICVFACRVYFLCFCICLAREGCPRRSGSDPSGRMESSPGMDWTVIVLTCQHKDSVYSFQRELESRQRRGSVPKGALLLTVADPQAMVGSGGATLNALLVAAEHLSARGGHTVITTDVLQNAHILVLHTGRDFLFDGCGRAFTWLPTEGPPGPVSGPVCNVDLLLHCFTHQIAPGSPPGVWVSSTDMLLHIPSAPDMCWEGFAGVKVVSLPGDVAYARNHGVFLTDQQGTVCDIIYRGPAEKIQACALHDGKVPLVSGIVFFSREVAERLLQTHVTPPLDACTYLGLDSGAQPIQLSLFFDVLLCLARNVTEEEFVSGRRDGRSSQEDQQGAALRNARTVLWKEFRGTPLTLTYIPGGCYDYMTLSSDDHIRSLTTRARPGSAVTHSHVEIPVLLSDGCSVINSIFEGEVTVGSRTVIQHCHLQGPLQVQTGCLLSGIDVASSFPALSTVLLSDVIIQGHYIRLGDMRLRAFSVLGRHDNLEVSSADRNATFLNHSWTEFFQRTGIQHGELWDSGCRVGGDVPSLLHARLFPVFHASGPVGLGVALWLCGGEGGCPQWRQSWRMSLQEILGCLDQEAELDWRRELFFRGARLQARDTLQGRRDHSLLPLIRAAVLDQQQGALLSTLDTVAVDSQDPGVAARALACIADVLGCMAGGEGGLRSGPAANPAWTPSFQLLERGELSAGVETLARERERWLSRPDLLVRAARHYEGAGQILIRQAVMSSQRFIAIGQQELPPINQWVVVECPARLDISGGWSDTPPITYEHGGAVVNIAVRVDGRRPIGAKVRRIREPRLLLVSSSRGQGCQVTTETVCETLQDLHDYCQPHAPGALLKAACICTGIVHYPSQQPLRDQLTECFGGGFEVRSWSSLPHGSGLGTSSILAGAIMAALYSCAGKSCSTESLIHAVLHLEQMLTTGGGWQDQVGGLMPGLKVGRSLAQLPLRVDVESIPVPDQFIHTLNQHLLLVYTGKTRLARNLLQDVVRSWYARLPSIVQNADELGPCLESARVLTGTGSRRS, from the exons AGCTGGAGTCCCGGCAACGGCGAGGCTCTGTCCCAAAGGGGGCGCTGTTGCTGACTGTGGCAGACCCCCAGGCCATGGTGGGGAGTGGGGGGGCCACGCTGAACGCACTGCTGGTGGCTGCGGAGCACCTGAGTGCCCGGGGTGGACACACC GTCATCACCACTGACGTCCTCCAGAACGCTCACATTCTTGTCCTGCACACG GGCAGGGACTTCCTGTTTGATGGCTGCGGTCGAGCGTTCACCTGGCTGCCGACTGAGGGGCCTCCAGGGCCAGTGTCGGGGCCCGTCTGCAACGTGGACCTGCTGCTGCACTGCTTCACACACCAG ATCGCCCCCGGCTCTCCTCCGGGAGTGTGGGTGAGCAGCACTGACATGCTCCTGCACATCCCCTCAGCTCCAG ATATGTGCTGGGAGGGGTTTGCTGGAGTGAAAGTGGTCTCCCTGCCAGGTGATGTTGCCTATGCCAGGAATCATGGCGTCTTCCTCACTGACCAGCAG GGCACAGTGTGTGACATCATCTACAGAGGCCCTGCGGAGAAGATACAGGCTTGCGCTTTGCATGATGGGAAGGTCCCCCTG GTCTCAGGGATTGTGTTTTTCTCTCGGGAGGTGGCTGAGCGTCTCCTCCAGACACACGTCACTCCCCCACTCGATGCTTGCACTTACCTGGGGCTGGATTCAGGGGCGCAGCCTATACAG CTGTCTCTGTTCTTCGACGTACTGCTGTGCTTGGCGCGTAACGTCACGGAGGAGGAGTTTGTGAGTGGGCGGAGGGATGGGCGTAGTTCCCAAGAGGACCAGCAGGGGGCAGCGCTGAGGAACGCTCGCACCGTGCTGTGGAAGGAGTTCCGAGGCACCCCCCTCACCCTGA CATACATTCCTGGTGGTTGCTATGACTACATGACCCTGTCAAGCGATGACCACATCAGGAGCCTCACTACCAGAGCAAGGCCGGGCTCCGCAGTGACACACTCGCATGTGGAG ATCCCCGTGTTGCTAAGCGATGGCTGCTCAGTGATAAACAGCATCTTCGAGGGGGAGGTCACAGTGGGGTCACGCACTGTAATCCAACACTGCCACCTACAG GGCCCCCTGCAGGTCCAGACAGGCTGCCTTCTGTCTGGGATTGATGTTGCATCATCATTCCCCGCGCTGTCCACTGTCCTCCTCTCTGATGTCATCATCCAGGGACATTACATCAGGCTGGGAGACATGCGACTCCGCGCGTTCAGTGTTCTTGGTCGCCACGACAACCTTGAG GTCTCCTCTGCGGACAGGAACGCCACATTCCTGAACCACAGCTGGACGGAATTCTTTCAGAGGACCGGGATCCA gcaTGGGGAGCTGTGGGACTCCGGGTGCCGAGTCGGTGGTGATGTGCCCTCTCTGCTCCATGCCCGTCTCTTCCCGGTGTTCCATGCCTCGGGGCCTGTGGGTCTTGGCGTGGCTCTGTGGCTCTgtgggggtgagggggggtgCCCGCAGTGGAGGCAGTCCTGGCGCATGTCTCTTCAGGAGATCCTGGGCTGTCTGGACCAGGAGGCAGAGCTGGACTGGCGCAGGGAGCTGTTCTTCAGGGGGGCGCGTCTCCAAGCCAGGGACACTCTGCAGGGAAGGAGGGACCACAGCCTGCTACCGCTCATCCGCGCAGCTGTGCTGGACCAGCAGCAGGGGGCTCTGCTGAGCACACTCGACACCG TGGCTGTGGACTCACAGGATCCCGGGGTAGCTGCTCGTGCCCTTGCCTGCATTGCAGACGTGCTGGGCTGTATGGCAGGGGGCGAGGGGGGTCTGCGGAGCGGCCCAGCGGCTAACCCAGCCTGGACCCCCAGCTTCCAGCTGCTGGAGAGAGGAGAGCTGTCTGCTGGGGTGGAGACACTGGCCAGGGAGAGGGAGCGTTGGCTCAGCAG ACCAGATCTGCTGGTACGAGCCGCCCGTCACTACGAAGGGGCGGGGCAAATTCTCATCCGCCAGGCTGTGATGTCATCGCAGAGATTCATTGCTATTGGCCAACAGGAGCTCCCACCCATCAACCAATGGGTGGTGGTGGAGTGCCCAGCCAGACTGGACATCTCGG gtgGATGGAGCGACACCCCCCCCATCACCTATGAGCACGGGGGCGCTGTGGTGAACATTGCTGTGCGTGTAGATGGGCGCCGACCAATTGGAGCAAAAGTTCGGAGAATCCGGGAACCTAGACTGCTATTGGTCAGCTCTAGTCGGGGGCAGGGCTGCCAGGTTACCACGGAGACGGTCTGTGAAACACTGCAGGACCTCCATGATTACTGCCAACCACACGCACCAG GAGCCCTGCTGAAGGCTGCCTGTATCTGCACTGGCATTGTGCACTACCCTTCCCAGCAGCCTCTACGAGACCAGCTGACAGAGTGCTTCGGAGGCGGGTTCGAGGTGCGGAGCTGGTCTAGCCTGCCGCATGGCTCGGGTTTGG GCACTAGCAGTATTCTGGCTGGCGCTATCATGGCTGCGCTCTACAGCTGTGCTGGGAAGTCCTGCAGCACCGAGTCACTGATCCACGCCGTGCTGCACCTGGAACAGATGCTGACCACGG GGGGCGGCTGGCAGGACCAGGTTGGGGGGTTGATGCCGGGGCTCAAGGTAGGACGCTCGCTGGCACAGCTTCCTCTCAGAGTGGATGTGGAGTCCATCCCAGTGCCAGACCAGTTCATCCACACCCTAAACCAGCACCTCCTGCTGGTCTATACTGGGAAGACCAGGCTGGCTCGGAACCTGCTGCAG GATGTGGTGCGGAGCTGGTACGCCCGGCTGCCCTCCATTGTGCAGAATGCAGACGAGCTG GGTCCTTGCCTCGAATCGGCGCGTGTCTTGACCGGTACTGGCAGCAGAAGAAGCTGA